The following proteins are encoded in a genomic region of Ostrea edulis chromosome 7, xbOstEdul1.1, whole genome shotgun sequence:
- the LOC125655637 gene encoding succinate--hydroxymethylglutarate CoA-transferase-like, with product MLGWRIASSKFICVECRKWISLGVIRRTFSQKSDTSENVSKISGPLSGYRILDLSRVLAGPYCTMILGDLGAEVIKVERPGFGDDTRSWGPPFKGPEAVYFLTVNRNKKSVAVDIKSKKGQAIIRQLAGECDVLVENYIPGKLDEYNLGYQQLKTDAPRLIYCSISGYGQTGPYAKRAGYDVIVSGVAGLMHITGPKDGEPCKVGVAMTDLSTGLYAHGAIMAAILQRQTTGQGQHIDCDLFSTQVASLVNIGSNYLNKGMEATRHGTAHPSIVPYQAFQTKDSYILVGAGNDGQFKILCKVLNLEHLHDDEKYSTNKARVANREELLGILTNMFSSNSTQYWLNLLEDSGIPYGPINNMEAVFNDPQALHNNLLQEIVHPTAGNIRIPGPPVRLSDFPRPCPTAPPTLGQHTDHVMKDILKLETDEIEQLRREHVIQ from the exons ATGTTGGGGTGGCGCATTGCTTCATCAAAATTTATCTGCGTCGAATGCAGAAAATGGATTTCATTGGGCGTTATACGACgaacattttcacaaaaaagcGATACATCAG AAAATGTGTCCAAAATTTCCGGACCACTTTCGGGATACAGAATTCTAGATCTCTCAAG AGTACTGGCTGGGCCTTATTGCACGATGATCCTGGGCGATCTAGGGGCAGAGGTTATAAAGGTGGAAAGACCAG GATTCGGTGACGACACCAGGTCATGGGGTCCGCCATTCAAGGGCCCGGAAGCTGTCTATTTCCTCACTGTGAACAGAAACAAGAAG AGTGTTGCTGTTGATATCAAATCCAAAAAAGGGCAAGCCATCATCAGGCAG CTTGCAGGTGAATGTGATGTACTGGTTGAGAACTACATACCAGGGAAGTTGGACGAATATAACCTGGGATATCAGCAATTAAAAACAGATGCCCCGCGGCTTATCTACTGCTCCATATCAG GTTATGGACAAACTGGACCATATGCTAAACGAGCAGGATATGACGTCATAGTCTCTGGAGTGGCTGGACTGATGCATATCACAGGTCCTAAg GATGGTGAACCTTGTAAAGTGGGCGTGGCTATGACAGATCTGTCTACCGGATTGTATGCGCACGGCGCTATCATGGCCGCCATCTTacaacgacagacaacaggtcaaggtcaacacATAGACTGTGATTTATTTTCTACACAG GTAGCATCATTGGTCAATATAGGATCTAATTACTTAAATAAAGGAATGGAGGCGACAAGGCACGGTACAGCTCATCCAAGCATAGTCCCATATCAG GCTTTCCAAACCAAGGATAGCTATATTTTGGTAGGAGCAGGAAATGATGGACAATTCAAAATTCTCTGTAAG GTTTTGAACTTGGAACACTTACATGATGATGAGAAATATTCTACAAACAAAGCCAGGGTAGCAAACAGAGAAGAATTATTAGGAATTCTGACAAACAT GTTCTCTTCGAATTCTACGCAATATTGGCTTAATTTATTAGAGGATTCCGGGATTCCTTATGGCCCAATCAACAATATGGAAGCCGTATTCAACGATCCACAG GCATTGCATAACAACTTGTTACAAGAGATTGTTCATCCTACAGCGGGCAATATACGTATTCCAG GTCCTCCCGTTCGGTTGAGTGATTTCCCGCGTCCATGTCCCACTGCGCCACCTACATTAGGACAGCACACCGATCACGTGATGAAGGACATACTGAAGTTAGAGACTGATGAGATTGAACAACTGAGAAGAGAACATGTTATACAATGA